The Tolypothrix sp. NIES-4075 DNA window TTGGCAACCTCTATCAGAATTTGGAGTTGCCCTGAGTTTACTGTTTCCAGACAACCTGCGAGTACAAGGTTGGTGTGTGCGACTATTGGAACTTTATGAGTCAGAACAGCCCACTCTTCAACAGTTGGGTGAGTGCTGGAAACCTCTTGTAGCTGTCGCTAAACGAGAAGTAGCACCAGCTTTGCAAAAAATAGTCGATTTCATGTGCCAGGACGGTGAAATTGAGTTAAAAGCGATCGCCACTCAACTCAATCAGTTATTATTATCATCAGCCGCGCAATTGCCATTAAATCTAAAAGTGGCAGGAGCAACAGATAGCGGTCCCCAACTCAAGCAAAATGAAGACACTTGCTATCCCATAGCCGACCGTGACTCAAACGATCCCTTACTACCACGCTTATCGATTGTTTGCGATGGTATCGGCGGACACGAAGGCGGTGAAGTTGCAAGCCTTTTGGCAGTACAATCTCTAAAGTTGCAAATTCGCGCCTTACTAGCAGAAGTAGCAGAACAAACTGAACTAGTATCGCCAGAATTGTTAGAGCAGCAATTAGAAGCAAGTTTGCGGGTTGTAAATAACGTGATTTGCGCTAGCAACGACGAGCAAAAACGCCAAGGTAGAGAACGCATGGCAACAACCGTCGTTATGGCTCTACAAGTGCCGCAGCAAATCGAGATAACCCCTGGATCGTACTCACAAAATAGCCATGAACTTTACTTGGCTAGTGTCGGTGATAGCCGCGCATACTGGATTACGCGCAACTACTGCCAGCTACTGACAGTAGATGATGATGTGGCATCGCGGGAAGTACGCTTTGCCCGCAGCCTGTATCGCAAAGCACTACAACGTCCAGATGCTTATTCCCTTACCCAAGCTTTGGGAACAAAAGATGGTGAATTTCTGCGTTTTGTGATTCAGCGATTCATCTTAGAAGAAGACGGTATATTACTGCTGTGTTCCGATGGACTGAGTGATAATAACTTGGTGGAAAATCACTGGCAGGAATATGCACTACCAGTGTTAAAAAATGAAATTTCACTAGAAGATGCGGCTTACAACTGGATTAATTTGGCAAATCAAAAAAATGGTCATGACAACACTTCGGTTGTTCTCACCCATTGCCGTGTATCTCCAGAATACTTGGTGCTGGCAACTCCCTGGTTGCCACCAGCCGACGTGATAGAAGAAAAACCAGAACAACCACAACCAGAGTTGACAGATAGTTCGCAAGCGCTACTAGATTTGGACATTCCATCAGCCGAAGCACCTGCCGTTTCTGCAACTCCAACCGAAGTTAAAAAACCACGTCGCGGTAAGCTTTGGGTGCTACTGTCTGGAGTTTTGGCGTTGCTGGTAGGAAGTACGATGGGATTGTTTGCTTGGTCGCAACTTAATCCTCAAGGATTCCAGCAAACCTGTAAGCAACTTCCTCAAAAAGTGCAGCAACTCTGTCCACCTGGGAAGTAGGGAGATGGCTAATTGGTAATGGGTAATGGGGCATTGGGCATGGGGGAGGCAGTGCGTTGGAAAGGCTCTGCCGACAGTCACGCATCTGGCGTCATGGGGCATGGGTAATGGTAAAAAACGCATTCCCATTACCCATTCCCCATTCCCCATTCCCCATTACCCATTCCCCATTCCCCATTACCCATTTGTTGTAAAATTAATCTTGGCGTTAAGGCGCACTTAAAAAGCGTCATCGGGTTGTTCCTTGCCTGTAAGCCGGGAGCATCCTCGTGAGGGAAATGGTTGTACTCTTCGGGGTATAGGGCAACGTCTCTAGCGCGATCGCGTCTGTTGGAGTTCTCGCTTTATTTAACGCTGTTGAAATCGAAGATAAAAAATGAGACTTCTTGCTAAAGTACCTGACGACTCTAATGTTGCCGTCTAATTACTATTAAAGCCTGCACGGGCTTTTAATGATAGGCGATCGCGCCGACGTAATCAGAATTTCGGGGCTTTGTTTTTATAGCAGGTACTTAAGCATTAATCTTCAAAGGAAGCAAGCAGTCTATTTTTCAAAAAAGTAAGTTAGATGAGGAATGGCTGTGGAGATACTTGTAGAAA harbors:
- a CDS encoding protein phosphatase 2C domain-containing protein; this translates as MISQERIIYCTNPGCTNPINPMGDSRLCANCQTPLVYRYIWATGEHQAIRPGELIKDRYEVITSQIWLDIQPGQLPDIPEELPKAIIPYLRLSSDRLHLPQVYGFAGDTLLLENVPIDETGNLYPAYADVWEQATPVRQVNFLWQIIQLWQPLSEFGVALSLLFPDNLRVQGWCVRLLELYESEQPTLQQLGECWKPLVAVAKREVAPALQKIVDFMCQDGEIELKAIATQLNQLLLSSAAQLPLNLKVAGATDSGPQLKQNEDTCYPIADRDSNDPLLPRLSIVCDGIGGHEGGEVASLLAVQSLKLQIRALLAEVAEQTELVSPELLEQQLEASLRVVNNVICASNDEQKRQGRERMATTVVMALQVPQQIEITPGSYSQNSHELYLASVGDSRAYWITRNYCQLLTVDDDVASREVRFARSLYRKALQRPDAYSLTQALGTKDGEFLRFVIQRFILEEDGILLLCSDGLSDNNLVENHWQEYALPVLKNEISLEDAAYNWINLANQKNGHDNTSVVLTHCRVSPEYLVLATPWLPPADVIEEKPEQPQPELTDSSQALLDLDIPSAEAPAVSATPTEVKKPRRGKLWVLLSGVLALLVGSTMGLFAWSQLNPQGFQQTCKQLPQKVQQLCPPGK